In Pseudobdellovibrionaceae bacterium, the sequence GAAGGATCGAAGCTTCCGTTCTTCGACCGCGTCCATATCGGCATCGGTGACGCGCAAAACGTGGGTGAAGAGCTGTCCACCTTCGCCGCGCACTTGAAAATCCTGGACGCCGCCACCCGTTTGCAGGGCCGCCGCAATCTGATCCTGGTCGACGAGATCTGCGGATCGACCGATCCCGAAGAGGGCTCGGCGCTTGCGCGCGCGTTCATCAAAACTTTTTCGAACAACGAAGTCTTTGCCGTCGTGACCTCCCACTTGGGACCGCTTAAATCCGGCTGGGACGATTCGGACCGCGTGCTGCAAGGCTCGCTCGAATACGACGCGAAGTCGGGACGCCCGACCTACAACTTCATCCAGGGGATTCCCGGCGACTCGCTGGCGATCCAGACCGCGCGTCGCGTGGGCATCCCGGCCGACATCGTCGAGCGCGCGGTCGAGTTCCTGTCACCGACGTCGAAGGCGCGGCTGAACGCCATGGACGAAATCGACCGCATGCGCGGCGATCTGCACACCTTGCAAGACATCCTAAAGAAAGAGCAGAACCGCGCGAAGTTCGAAAAAGAAAAGTACGAAAAAATGCGCGCCGAGCTCGAGAAGGAAAAAGAAAACCTGCTCGCCAAAGCCGTTCGCCAAGCCGAGAAGAAGATCGAGGACATGATCGCGGCCGCGAAAGTCGAGCAGACCTTCAAACGTCACTCGGCCCTGCAAGAGATCAAACGTGAACTTCCCGAGATCGTAAAAAGTCGCCCCGGCCCGGGACAGTCCGCGACCGTGCAGGTCGCAACACCGGAAGAGTTCGGTAAACGCTACCCGCCCGGAACGAAGGTCTTCGTGCCCTCGCTGAATCAGGACGGCATCATCCAATCGCTGCCGAACGGGAAAGGCGAAATCCTGGTGCTGTCGAATTCGATCCAACTGCGCCTGCCGTGGACCGAGCTGCGGCCCCCGCAACACGCCGTGAACCCGACCGCGGAGCTCGTGCGACGCAGCTCAGGCCAGGTGACCGTCGCACTGTCCGACGCGGACCGCACGCTCGATCTGCGCGGCATGACCGTCGAAGAAGCGATCAGCTCGCTCGAGATGGGACTGGATAACGCCGCGAACTCGCAGGAAGACCGCATCAAAGTCATCCACGGTCACGGCACCGAGGCTTTGAAAAAGGCGGTGCGGACTTACCTCTCGCGCAGCGTTTACGTAAAGAAATGGAAAGCCGGCTCGCCCGAGCAAGGTGGCGACGGCGTGACTTGGGCCGAACTGGGTGAAGGAGAACGTCCATGACCGAGGCCGAATTTTTCCAAGCGGGGCCGGAGCTGAAAAATACCTTCGAGGCCGACGCACTTTTGCGACGGATCCTGGGCTTCCACACGGGCGGGGAATTTGGAAAATTCGCGCCGATCCTGCGCGATCTTGGGGAACGCGCGGCGACCGATATGCTCGCGGCCGCGCGGGTCGCCGAGACGTCTCCGCCGGTCCACGTCCCCTTCGATCCGTGGGGGAACCGCATCGACCGCATCGACGTCTCGGACGCCTGGAAAAAGATGGAACGTCTGGCCGCCGAGTACGGCGTCGTCGCCACCGGTTATGAGCGCCGTCAGGGCGAGTTCAGCCGGGTCTTCCAGATGGCGCTTCTATATCTTTACCATCCGTCGAGCGCGCTTTTCAGCTGTCCTTTGGCCATGACCGACGGCGCGGCGAAAGCCATCGAACTTTACGGCGATCATTTCGAAATGAAGGTCGCCTTCGATCATCTGACCAGCCGCGATCCCGCGAAGTTCTGGACCTCGGGACAATGGATGACCGAGCGCACGGGCGGTTCCGACGTGGGTTTGAGCCAAACGATCGCGCGCGCCGGTTTGGACGGCGAGTACGCGCTCAGCGGAACGAAGTGGTTCACGTCGGCCACGACCTCGCAGATGGCGATGACGCTCGCGCGGATCACGCCCGCAATCGATGCGAAGAATGAACTATCGCTCTTTTTCATGCGTACCCACGACGATCGCGGACGTCTGCGGAAAATTAAGATCCACCGCCTGAAAGACAAGCTGGGAACGAAGGCGCTGCCCACGGCGGAACTCGCGCTCGAAGGCACGCCCGCCCGCCTCGTCGGCGGCCCCGGCCAGGGCGTCAAAAAAATCGCGAGCCTTTTCAACGTCACCCGCATCTACAACGCCGTCTGCTCGGTGGGCTCGATGACCCGCGGGTTGCAACTGGCGGAGGACTACGCGAAAAAACGCGTCGCCTTCGGCGGAACCCTCGCCGCCAATCCCCTGCATATGGAGACCTTGGCGGAGCTCGCGACCGAAAAGGCCCTCGCGACGCTCTTGATTTTCAAAACCGCGACCCTGTGGGGTCGCGAAGAGATGAAGCTCGCGAACGCCGAAGAATCCACGCTGCTCCGACTGCTGACGACGCTCGCGAAATTGTCCACCGGGAAGAGCGCCGTGCGCGTCGCCTCGGAAGTGTTGGAGAGTTTCGGCGGCGCGGGTTACGTCGAGGACACGGGACTGCCCGTGCTGTTACGCGATTCGCAGGTCTTCCCCATCTGGGAGGGCACCACGAACGTGCTGTCCATGGATATCCTGCGCGCCTTCAAAAAAGAAAACGCGGGAACCATTTTTCACAATGACGTCACCGCCCGCCTGAAAAAGATCGATCCTTCGGGCATGGACCCGGGCCTTTCAACCTTGCGCCACGATCTGGAGCGCGTCAGCCAATGGGTCGGTACGCAGTCGCCCGAAATCCTGGCCTGGAACGCGCGCAAACTCGCGCTGGCTTTGGCGCAGATCTACACGCGTTCGCTGGCTTTCGAGTTCGCGCTCGCCACCGGGCATCCCTTCGACCGTGAAGTCGCGCGCCGCGCGGATCGCCCCGTCGACTTTCACCCCCGCGAAAAGGCGGAAGAAGCGGGCCTGGCCGCCCTCTTCCGCGAGGAGACTCCTTGAAACTGTTTTGGACCCTGCTTTTGATCCCCGGACTGCTCTTCGCGCAAACGCCGTCGGTTTCGCCGTCACAGTCGCCGCAGTCCACCCCGACCCCGAAACCCACGGACTTCCCGAAGGACTACTACGACTCGCGCGAACGCTTCCGCTCGGCTTGCCCCGTCTCTCCCGACGAGAATACGGTCTGCGAGATCTTCCCCGTCGATCCGCAAAACGACTTCAGCGTCGACAGCCTTTTCTGGCGCGCGGAAAATTCTAAAAAGATCCTCGTCCTGGTTTCCGGCGTTCACGGGATCGAGACCTACGCCGGCGCGGCCGTCCAACGCGATTTCGTCGAGGAAAACCTGTCGCGCTTTCTGGATCAAGGCATCAGCGTTTATCTGGTGCACGCGCTGAATCCTTACGGTTACGCGAACAATTCCCGCGTCACCGCGAACAATGTGGATCTGAACCGCAACTTCCCCTCCAAGCAGGACGCCGACTGGAAACCCAACGCGGGCTTTCAGAAATTGAAAGAGATCCTGGCCCCCGAAAACATCTCGGGCCCCGGTTGGTTCTCGTTCTTCGGATTCTCGTTCAAACTGCTGTGGCGAATCGCGACCTTTCAGTTCACCGTGGACGAAATGAATCAAGCGATCGCCGGCGGTCAACGCGAAGAAGCGCGGGGACTTTTCTACGGCGGCACGGCGCCGGAACCCCAAGTCGAATGGCTCAAACGCCAGTTGGACGAAAAACTCCAAGGCTTTGAAGAGGCGCTTTTGATCGACATTCACACGGGCCTTGGCGAACGCGGTGTTTTGCACCTGATGCCCAGTGACGAGCCCGCCCCCACCGGCGCGGATCTACGGGCGCGACTCTTCGGGACGGAATCCAATGAGGTCTACAAAATCACCACCGAAGCGACGAAGGGATTCTATTCGGTCGCGGGGGACTTCTTGGACTTCGCGGAAGAGCGCGGACCCGAGGGCCTGAAAACCGCCGCGATGACGATGGAGTTCGGCACCAAGGGGACCTCGATCCCCGCGCAGCTCGGCTCGCTGCACACGATGGCGAGCGAGAACGCGCGCCGGATTCTGCCGTGGACGCAAGAGCGCGACATCGCCGCGTCGCGAGCGGATTTCATGGAACTCTTCGCGCCGCAAGATCTCGAATGGCGGGACGGAATTCGCAATAAAGGCCGGGCGTTTTTCCAACAGGTCCTGACCCGCTGGAGCGCGCAGCCATGACGCCCGCGCACGCCCGTCTGAATCGGATCGTCCTGGCGCTGTACTTGGCCGGCGGTTTTCTGTGGCTATTTCCGGGCGTGAAGCTCGAGCTGTTACGCTACGGCGAACTGACCGATGGACGATATTTTCTGGGGTACTTTCCGAACGTCATCCCGCTCTTGCCGATTCACTGGGGCATTCAGTCGGTCACCTTGGCCGGTGCGCTCTACGCGCTCCTGCTCCCATGGCGGCGTTTACTTTCCGTCGTCCCTTGGTTGATCGCCTATACGCTGCTCGCGTTGATCGACGTCCGGGTTTTGATTCTGACTCCGGGCGCGATCAGTTTGATCGCGCTGCTCGTCGGTTACGGAATCTTCGGCGTGATGGACGAGATCCGCCCGCGCCCGCGGTTTCCCTTCACGCTCCCCCGCTGGGCTTGGGGATTCTGGGTGCTGTTCCTGATCTTGAGCGTTTTTCTCTTCGATCCGATGCTCACGGTGACGGTCGCGGTGCTCTTCAACCCCGCCTGGGTGAAACCGCGCGGACAGAAAGCCGACCTCACGGTTTTCTTCGACGGACACTGCGGACTTTGCAACCGCACGGTGGATTTCCTGATTCGCGAAGACGCCGAATCGCGCCGCCTGCGTTTTGCGACCTTACAGGGACCCACCGCGGACCTGTGGCGCATGAACGGTCGCTTGCCCGCAACCAAAACGACGGCCGCGGACGATCTTGAAAGTTTGCTGGTGGTTTGGGGCGAACGAACGCTCGACCGTTCGGACGCGGCGCTGGCGATCGGCGAGCATCTGGGGGGCCTGTGGCGAGTCTTCGCGATCCTTGCCCGCGCGGTTCCGCGTCCCCTGCGGGACGGCGTGTACCGGCTGGTGGCGCGGCATCGCTACCGCTTCTTCGGCCGCCGCGAGACCTGTCGCCTGCCGACCAAAGAAGAGCGAAGTCTTTTTATCTAGAGGGATTCTTGTTTCAACCGACGTGACGGCGCTTGCGCCGCCGCGGGCCGCTGCTGCACGTAGTCCGTGCGCAAATAAGGCATGCGGTGCGCGCCCAAACGTTTCACCATCATGGGGACACGTTTCACGCCATTCGTTGTCCCGGCCAGATCACGCTTCAACACCTGCGACACCGGACCCTGGTAAGCTTGGGTCACGGCCGTCGACGGCTGCGTCGTCAGCGTGGTCCCCGTGCCGGTGGTGGTCACCGTCGTCGTCGCGGTGTTCGCGGCGAGCTGCTGCTGGTACTGAAGCTCGGCGTATTTGCGGTCGGTTTCGTTGCGGTCTTGGATGATTTTGTAAACCAAGAAAGCCGCGGCGATCCCCGCGCCCACGAGCGCGATGGTCGGCAGATTGTCTTTGAAGCTCGAACCCGTATCGGTGCGCGCGCTGGTCGGCGTGACGTTCGCCGGCGCGACGGCGGGGACCGTGGTATCGACCGGCGTGGGATTATTCACCGCCGCCACGGGCGTATCGCGGACCGGAGTTTCCGCCACGCGCGCCGGCGGCTCTTCCGAAGCCGTGCGCGGCACGCGGTCCTCGGACTTCCCGTTATTCGGAGTATCCGCCACGACGCGATTCGGCTCGCCGGTCAGGTTGAAGGCGACTTGGTTCGTGTGTTTTTTGATGTCGGCGACGACTTCACGCAAAGAGGACATGACGCCCGTCTTGGGGTTCGTCTCGTCCGCGCCCCAGATCAGGCCGACGGCGTTCCCGTTTTTGTCGTAAAGCACGCTTCCGGAATTTCCCGAGATCACGGTGGCCCCGATGGTTTCGTAGCCGGTACCGCCGTTGGGCAGGCTTACCGGAGCGCCCATCTTGCCTTTGGCGTGACGTTGCTTGCCGGGGTTCTGCAGATCGTGGGTGACGAGGGTGATGTCCTCGCCGGTTTTCAGTTCACGGTCGGCGATACGTACGGGTGGGACTTTCGCGCCGATCTCGGGGCAATTGAAAACGGCGTAATCGAGCTTCGCGCTGCGCGCGACCGGCTGGGGTTTGCAATTCGTGATTTCGATCTTTCCGCCCTGACGGTAGAACACGAGTTTCACGCCGCCGCGATCGACGCAGTGGTTGTTGGTGACGATGTGGTTTCCGTCGACCACCCAGGCATTGCAACCGCTGGCGCCCATGTGGAAAACGCCGCTCGACTCGCCGACGGCGCCGATGCGCGGGCCTTCGACCGGGGTCTGACGTTGTTCGCCGGTATCGGGGATCGTCGCCCCGTCCAACGGGGTCGCGGTATCGACCGCCGCGAACGCGGAAGAGAACGACAAAATTCCCGAAATGAGACAGATCCCGAACGACAGCGACAGACGAGCTGATTTCATACCTGAAGGAAGAGCAAAGCTCACGCCGGAACGTGGGCCAACGGTGCGATTCCCAGGGCTTTTTGTGGACGGACCGTCAGCGCGGAACGCGCAGCCGTCTAAAGCCTGGTCAGGGGCGCGTCTGCTCGCGGAACTGACGACGGGCCTCTTGATCGTACCTGTCGGCGAACTCCCGCAGCGCCGTTTGGAAAGCGGCGGAGTCCTTCTCGGCGAAAGCGCGGTAGGGCTCGGCCGGA encodes:
- a CDS encoding Smr/MutS family protein — translated: DASETLYRLTREKENTARQVQTHLDRLVNDHQMQNYLQDKYVTTREGRWVLPVRSGSQHSVKGVIHGSSHTKQTVFMEPEVVIPLNNRLRQVEVEIEDEIERLLEQLSHYLAGQSESFASSKQVLLDADIGLAKAQWSALIRAQSFEFTDDEITLNEVKHPMLIANGKEPVANSVRLTPEKSILLLSGPNAGGKTVLLKSIGLAAQMARAGLPIAAGEGSKLPFFDRVHIGIGDAQNVGEELSTFAAHLKILDAATRLQGRRNLILVDEICGSTDPEEGSALARAFIKTFSNNEVFAVVTSHLGPLKSGWDDSDRVLQGSLEYDAKSGRPTYNFIQGIPGDSLAIQTARRVGIPADIVERAVEFLSPTSKARLNAMDEIDRMRGDLHTLQDILKKEQNRAKFEKEKYEKMRAELEKEKENLLAKAVRQAEKKIEDMIAAAKVEQTFKRHSALQEIKRELPEIVKSRPGPGQSATVQVATPEEFGKRYPPGTKVFVPSLNQDGIIQSLPNGKGEILVLSNSIQLRLPWTELRPPQHAVNPTAELVRRSSGQVTVALSDADRTLDLRGMTVEEAISSLEMGLDNAANSQEDRIKVIHGHGTEALKKAVRTYLSRSVYVKKWKAGSPEQGGDGVTWAELGEGERP
- a CDS encoding acyl-CoA dehydrogenase family protein, which translates into the protein MTEAEFFQAGPELKNTFEADALLRRILGFHTGGEFGKFAPILRDLGERAATDMLAAARVAETSPPVHVPFDPWGNRIDRIDVSDAWKKMERLAAEYGVVATGYERRQGEFSRVFQMALLYLYHPSSALFSCPLAMTDGAAKAIELYGDHFEMKVAFDHLTSRDPAKFWTSGQWMTERTGGSDVGLSQTIARAGLDGEYALSGTKWFTSATTSQMAMTLARITPAIDAKNELSLFFMRTHDDRGRLRKIKIHRLKDKLGTKALPTAELALEGTPARLVGGPGQGVKKIASLFNVTRIYNAVCSVGSMTRGLQLAEDYAKKRVAFGGTLAANPLHMETLAELATEKALATLLIFKTATLWGREEMKLANAEESTLLRLLTTLAKLSTGKSAVRVASEVLESFGGAGYVEDTGLPVLLRDSQVFPIWEGTTNVLSMDILRAFKKENAGTIFHNDVTARLKKIDPSGMDPGLSTLRHDLERVSQWVGTQSPEILAWNARKLALALAQIYTRSLAFEFALATGHPFDREVARRADRPVDFHPREKAEEAGLAALFREETP
- a CDS encoding DUF2817 domain-containing protein, which encodes MKLFWTLLLIPGLLFAQTPSVSPSQSPQSTPTPKPTDFPKDYYDSRERFRSACPVSPDENTVCEIFPVDPQNDFSVDSLFWRAENSKKILVLVSGVHGIETYAGAAVQRDFVEENLSRFLDQGISVYLVHALNPYGYANNSRVTANNVDLNRNFPSKQDADWKPNAGFQKLKEILAPENISGPGWFSFFGFSFKLLWRIATFQFTVDEMNQAIAGGQREEARGLFYGGTAPEPQVEWLKRQLDEKLQGFEEALLIDIHTGLGERGVLHLMPSDEPAPTGADLRARLFGTESNEVYKITTEATKGFYSVAGDFLDFAEERGPEGLKTAAMTMEFGTKGTSIPAQLGSLHTMASENARRILPWTQERDIAASRADFMELFAPQDLEWRDGIRNKGRAFFQQVLTRWSAQP
- a CDS encoding DUF393 domain-containing protein, giving the protein MTPAHARLNRIVLALYLAGGFLWLFPGVKLELLRYGELTDGRYFLGYFPNVIPLLPIHWGIQSVTLAGALYALLLPWRRLLSVVPWLIAYTLLALIDVRVLILTPGAISLIALLVGYGIFGVMDEIRPRPRFPFTLPRWAWGFWVLFLILSVFLFDPMLTVTVAVLFNPAWVKPRGQKADLTVFFDGHCGLCNRTVDFLIREDAESRRLRFATLQGPTADLWRMNGRLPATKTTAADDLESLLVVWGERTLDRSDAALAIGEHLGGLWRVFAILARAVPRPLRDGVYRLVARHRYRFFGRRETCRLPTKEERSLFI
- a CDS encoding trypsin-like peptidase domain-containing protein, producing the protein MKSARLSLSFGICLISGILSFSSAFAAVDTATPLDGATIPDTGEQRQTPVEGPRIGAVGESSGVFHMGASGCNAWVVDGNHIVTNNHCVDRGGVKLVFYRQGGKIEITNCKPQPVARSAKLDYAVFNCPEIGAKVPPVRIADRELKTGEDITLVTHDLQNPGKQRHAKGKMGAPVSLPNGGTGYETIGATVISGNSGSVLYDKNGNAVGLIWGADETNPKTGVMSSLREVVADIKKHTNQVAFNLTGEPNRVVADTPNNGKSEDRVPRTASEEPPARVAETPVRDTPVAAVNNPTPVDTTVPAVAPANVTPTSARTDTGSSFKDNLPTIALVGAGIAAAFLVYKIIQDRNETDRKYAELQYQQQLAANTATTTVTTTGTGTTLTTQPSTAVTQAYQGPVSQVLKRDLAGTTNGVKRVPMMVKRLGAHRMPYLRTDYVQQRPAAAQAPSRRLKQESL